Proteins from a single region of Nasonia vitripennis strain AsymCx chromosome 3 unlocalized genomic scaffold, Nvit_psr_1.1 chr3_random0005, whole genome shotgun sequence:
- the LOC116416702 gene encoding uncharacterized protein LOC116416702 isoform X2 yields MTRVIDRSSSEYNVLFRNTILQCQEEEKVYLCDIQRFQRIAVDTFIFKEISFLNLSKTALPTTYLFKPPLPWDELTEEEKCMTHWIEKSHHGIEWDSGDIPYHRLHKILEICTQGVTKLFVKGKQKAEWIKNLLPDLSITKVENFGCPSFEKIIYDKQFVSALITISALEECLCVLFETLLQYEPGYSII; encoded by the exons ATGACTAGGGTGATTGATAGAAGTTCAAGTGAATATAATGTATTGTTTAGAAATACAATATTGCAATgtcaagaagaagaaaaagtttatCTCTGTGACATTCAACGTTTTCAAAGAATTGCCGtcgatacttttattttcaaggaAATCAGTTTTCTCAATTTGAGTAAAACTGCTTTACCGACTACGTATCTCTTTAAACCTCCATTACCATGGGATGAACTaacagaggaagaaaaatgtatgactCACTGGATTGAAAAGAGCCATCACGGCATAGAATGGGATTCTGGAGATATCCCATATCACCgtcttcataaaattttagaaatatgtaCGCAAGGAGTCACAAAATTATTCGTCAAAGGAAAGCAGAAAGCAGAAtggataaaaaatttattgccCGATTT atcaATCACAAAAGTCGAAAATTTTGGCTGTCCatcgtttgaaaaaataatatatgataAGCAGTTCGTATCTGCTTTAATCACGATCTCTGCATTAGAAGAGTGCCTATGTGTGCTGTTCGAAACGTTATTGCAATACGAACCTGGCTACTCGATTATTTAG